TTCAATAGGAGCAGAAAGCTATTTAAATTTTGCCAAGGAGGTGCTAAAACTTGAAAGAGAAAAGGAACCCCTTGGGTCGCACCTTGAATGAACTTCTTTCAAAGCGGGAAGAAATAATAAAAATCCCCATTATAAATATTAAAGAATCAAAATTCCAGATGAGAAAAAAAATAACACCTGAAGCTCTAAAGGATCTTGCAGAATCAATAAAGGAAAAGGGGATAATTGAACCAGTAATTGTAAGACCTATCAAGGAGGGATATGAAATAATAGCAGGACATAGAAGATTTCTTGCAGCAAAAGAAATAGGATTAATGGAAATTCCATGTATAGTTAAGGAAGTGAGTGATACTGAAGCAGCTGAAATTTCTATAATAGAAAATATACAAAGAGAAAATCTAAATCCAATTGAAGAGGCTATTGCAATAAAAAGACTAATTGATGAATTTAACTTGACTCATGAAGAAGTGGCAAAAAAAATTGGAAAATCAAGAGTATATGTAACTAACCTTTTAAGACTTCTTAAACTACCTTCTGAGATAAAAGAAAAGATAGAAAAAGGAGAACTCTCAGAGGGGCATGCAAGAGTCCTTTTGAGTTTAAAGGATGAAGAAGAGATGATAAAACTTGCAGAAGAAATAATAAGGAAGAAAATTCCAGTTAGAGAAATTGAAAAAAAATTAAGTAAAAAAATAACAATAGATTTTTCAAAAGAAGAAGAGCTTTTAAGAAAAAAATGGGGAGTTGAAGTAAAAATTCATTATAAAGGAAAAAAAGGAAAAATTGAGTTTATATTTAAGGATGAAAAGGAGTTTGAATTTTTAATTGAAGAACTTTTGAAATGAAGGATATTAAAAATTTATTGAAGGAACTTACAAAATTTGATGCCCCAAGCGGTAGAGAAAGAGAACTTTCCTTATTTATAGAAAAATACCTTAAAGAAAATGGATTTATAACAGAAATTGATTATTTTGGTAATGTTGCAGGAAGACTTAAAAAGGAAAATGGTAAAAAGCTTCTATTAACAGCACATATTGACCAGATTCTGTTTTATGTAACTAAAATTGACAAAAACTATATTCTAATAGATACAAGGATGGCTGATAAAAAGATTTTAAAAGGTAAGGAAGTAATTCTAATTACAGAAAAAGGGAAATTTAAGGGAATAATTGGAATGACACCTCCACACATAAAAGCAAAAGAGGAAAAGGATTATTTATATATAGATTTGGGACTTTTGACTTCAGAAGAAACTGGTGTAAAACCTGGTGATCCTGTTTTGTTTTCATCAGAATTTAAAGAATTAAATGAAAATATCTGTGCAGGGAGATCTTTTGATAACAGGGCTTCTGCAAGTGTTCTTCTTGATTTAGCCAGGGAATTAAAGGATATGAACTTTAAAGGAGAAATTATTTTATATTTTTCTGTTCAGGAGGAAATAAGTGGATTGGGAGCCTCTCTGATTACAAAAAAATTTGAGCCACACGAAGCAATTTGTCTGGATGTAACTTTTGCAAGAGCTAAATTGGATGAAGATACAGATATTGAACTCAATAAAGGACCTGTAATAGCAAAAGGTCCTTTTATAACAGGAAAAATCTCCGAAAAACTTATAAAAATTGCTAAAAAAGAGGAAA
This portion of the candidate division WOR-3 bacterium genome encodes:
- a CDS encoding ParB/RepB/Spo0J family partition protein, coding for MNELLSKREEIIKIPIINIKESKFQMRKKITPEALKDLAESIKEKGIIEPVIVRPIKEGYEIIAGHRRFLAAKEIGLMEIPCIVKEVSDTEAAEISIIENIQRENLNPIEEAIAIKRLIDEFNLTHEEVAKKIGKSRVYVTNLLRLLKLPSEIKEKIEKGELSEGHARVLLSLKDEEEMIKLAEEIIRKKIPVREIEKKLSKKITIDFSKEEELLRKKWGVEVKIHYKGKKGKIEFIFKDEKEFEFLIEELLK
- a CDS encoding M20/M25/M40 family metallo-hydrolase, translating into MKDIKNLLKELTKFDAPSGRERELSLFIEKYLKENGFITEIDYFGNVAGRLKKENGKKLLLTAHIDQILFYVTKIDKNYILIDTRMADKKILKGKEVILITEKGKFKGIIGMTPPHIKAKEEKDYLYIDLGLLTSEETGVKPGDPVLFSSEFKELNENICAGRSFDNRASASVLLDLARELKDMNFKGEIILYFSVQEEISGLGASLITKKFEPHEAICLDVTFARAKLDEDTDIELNKGPVIAKGPFITGKISEKLIKIAKKEEIPFQIEVIESYTGTDLDNFFVRDGGVPSGLVSIPLRYMHSPNELLDVRDLLRTKKLLIYYIKEELS